One Brassica napus cultivar Da-Ae chromosome C4, Da-Ae, whole genome shotgun sequence genomic region harbors:
- the LOC106411613 gene encoding transcription factor PAR2, with product MTHISLPLLFQHNLSPSLPPSMEKTLATSNTKRSSPSPSIAVNARPAGFKRRTRQRLSDETASVRESCVEDDDEEGVEEKIEALQTIVPGGAALGVDALFEETASYILALQCQINAIKVLTSFLESCEKDDDMKFGG from the coding sequence ATGACACACATCTCTTTACCCCTTTTATTCCAACACaacctctctccctctctccctcCGTCAATGGAGAAAACCCTAGCGACTTCCAATACCAAACGCTCTTCTCCGTCGCCTTCAATCGCCGTGAACGCACGTCCCGCTGGTTTCAAGCGCAGAACCAGACAAAGATTGTCAGATGAAACGGCGAGTGTAAGAGAGAGCTGCgtagaagatgatgatgaagaaggagtGGAGGAGAAGATTGAAGCTCTTCAGACAATAGTACCAGGAGGAGCGGCGCTTGGAGTGGACGCGCTGTTTGAAGAGACAGCAAGTTACATATTGGCTCTGCAATGTCAGATCAATGCCATTAAAGTTCTTACTTCATTTCTTGAGAGTTGTGAGAAGGATGATGATATGAAGTTTGGAGGTTGA
- the LOC106413090 gene encoding uncharacterized protein LOC106413090: MANSAWSDMFPNGRSYYLQFESSDHMPVISTFDSKKKKPSRLFRYDRRLCDNPEIKLLVDATWTSRSHLTVAERISRCRHAIASWSKISYVNSQKKIVELKAALDQAMAETLIDDSSISSLNRDLLQAYKAEEENTGFFHAATKGRRARNRISVIEDTSGNPIFEEDEIGKVIAEYFKKIFTSSNPTAVDIVSRSIAPCITPKTNEKLTTTPSALEIREAMFVIHPDKAPGPDGFSASFFQSNWDVVGPAITKEIQGFFISGALPYSINSTHIRLIPKIQSPKQVSDYRPIVLCNVYYKTISKILSIRLKPVLHDIVSANQSAFVPDRAIQDNFLITNEMLHYLKASGATIHCSMAVKTDISKAYDRLEWSFIRVVLERLGFNDTFVNWMMECISTVSYSFLLNNEVVGEVLPQRGIRQGDPLSPYIIIICAEVLSGLCKTTQENGTLPGIRVSRYGPKVNHLLFADDTMILTKTDPLSCATLVEILHSYEKASGQMINAQKSSISFSSKTPVEIRSRVKEKLGIDKEGGVGKYLGLPEHFGRRKKDLFASIVDSMRQKAASWSTQFLSTAGKATMIQSVLYAKPNFAMSSFLLPVSLCKQIQSILTRFWWDDKDGEKKICWKSWDTLTHPKSLGGLGFRDVQAFNQVLLAKIAWRILTKPDSMLAKVLLSKYCYKTTFTKVAAGSAISHGWRGILVGRDLLLRHLGRVIGNGETTNLWSDSWIDPASNLKPIGPVPLQEKNLMVADILTRETKEWNTDRIRNLLPELEDHILSIKPSVLRAEDSYFWPLQKTGEYTVKKGYYSIHNLDIQSTLLLEEDNTWSWKKHIWNPPLLPKLKFFLWKIATNSLPTGANLQTRGLLTNTGCPRCGEVETIYHILFHCAFAQEVWSFGLWSSPMKDGDLATFKDTLQASYKWINLPPLGVTTDLFPWICWNLWTARNLLAFENRTLSPQEVILKATRASKEWEVAQPCNRPNPISPITQRHAAETPSPTTFCNTDASWKSDTKASGLRWIFIDNESQEITRGSSAQSHVSSALMAEALAIREALIHASSLNLTKICLRTDSQALVRAITMGRRPSDLFGVLSDVDSLASPPTSPFAFCRFVYIFRALNGSADSLAKASLSLYLGLRP, translated from the exons ATGGCCAATAGCGCCTGGTCAGATATGTTCCCGAATGGAAGATCCTACTACCTCCAGTTCGAAAGCTCCGACCACATGCCTGTTATATCCACCTTTgattcaaaaaagaagaaaccctCACGACTGTTCAGATACGATAGACGACTATGCGATAATCCTGAGATCAAACTTCTTGTGGACGCTACTTGGACTTCAAGATCTCACCTCACCGTTGCGGAAAGAATTAGCAGATGCAGACACGCGATAGCATCTTGGAGCAAAATATCGTATGTCAACAGTCAGAAGAAGATCGTGGAACTGAAAGCAGCACTGGATCAAGCAATGGCAGAAACTCTAATTGACGACTCTTCCATCTCTTCACTCAACCGCGACCTCCTCCAGGCCTACAAGGCAGAGGAGGA GAATACTGGCTTCTTCCACGCTGCAACTAAAGGCCGTAGAGCTAGGAACAGGATCTCAGTGATTGAAGATACCTCAGGAAACCCGATCTTTGAGGAGGATGAGATAGGCAAAGTCATTGCTGAATACTTTAAAAAGATCTTCACCTCCTCTAATCCTACAGCAGTGGACATCGTCAGTAGATCTATAGCACCGTGCATAACCCCTAAGACCAATGAGAAACTCACAACTACTCCCTCGGCATTGGAGATCCGTGAGGCGATGTTTGTAATTCATCCCGACAAGGCGCCAGGGCCAGATGGGTTCTCAGCAAGCTTCTTCCAGTCAAATTGGGACGTAGTGGGCCCTGCAATTACAAAAGAAATTCAAGGTTTCTTTATCTCGGGGGCTTTACCATATTCTATTAATTCTACCCACATCAGACTGATCCCAAAGATACAAAGTCCTAAGCAAGTCTCTGATTACCGGCCCATTGTCCTATGCAATGTCTACTACAAAACCATTTCTAAGATTTTATCTATCAGACTTAAACCGGTTCTACACGACATTGTATCAGCTAATCAATCAGCCTTCGTACCTGATCGTGCAATACAGGACAACTTCCTCATCACGAATGAAATGCTACACTATCTGAAAGCCTCAGGAGCAACCATTCACTGTTCAATGGCAGTCAAAACAGATATTAGTAAGGCATATGACAGGCTTGAATGGTCATTTATAAGAGTTGTATTAGAGAGATTGGGATTCAATGATACCTTCGTAAACTGGATGATGGAATGTATATCTACGGTCTCTTATTCCTTCCTACTGAACAATGAAGTGGTGGGAGAGGTACTTCCACAGAGAGGAATTCGCCAAGGGGATCCTCTATCACCctatatcatcatcatctgtgCAGAGGTGCTCTCAGGCCTCTGCAAAACAACACAAGAAAACGGTACATTACCAGGGATCAGAGTATCACGTTATGGTCCAAAGGTTAATCACCTTTTGTTCGCTGATGACACTATGATACTCACCAAGACTGACCCACTTTCCTGCGCAACACTTGTTGAGATCCTCCATAGCTATGAAAAAGCCTCAGGCCAAATGATCAATGCTCAGAAATCTTCTATCTCTTTCTCTAGCAAAACACCAGTTGAGATCAGATCAAGAGTTAAAGAAAAACTGGGAATTGACAAGGAGGGGGGAGTAGGAAAATACCTGGGTCTTCCAGAACACTTCGGTAGAAGGAAAAAAGATCTATTTGCATCCATCGTGGACAGTATGAGACAGAAAGCGGCCAGCTGGTCCACACAGTTTCTCTCCACCGCCGGGAAAGCTACTATGATCCAATCAGTTCTATATGCCAAACCAAACTTCGCTATGTCAAGCTTCCTGCTCCCGGTTAGTCTCTGTAAACAAATCCAATCAATACTTACCCGTTTTTGGTGGGATGATAAAGACGGGGAGAAGAAGATATGCTGGAAGTCCTGGGATACTCTAACACACCCTAAAAGTCTTGGAGGTCTGGGTTTTCGTGATGTCCAAGCATTTAACCAGGTCCTGCTAGCAAAGATCGCATGGAGAATTTTAACTAAACCAGATAGTATGTTAGCAAAAGTTCTACTGAGCAAATACTGTTACAAAACTACCTTCACGAAAGTCGCCGCAGGGTCAGCTATCTCACACGGTTGGAGGGGGATCCTTGTAGGTAGAGACCTACTCCTACGACATCTTGGCAGAGTAATAGGTAATGGAGAGACCACCAATCTCTGGTCAGACTCCTGGATTGACCCGGCGTCAAATCTCAAACCTATAGGACCCGTACCTCTGCAAGAAAAAAACCTTATGGTTGCTGACATCCTCACAAGAGAAACGAAAGAATGGAATACAGATCGAATCAGAAACCTCTTACCGGAGCTAGAAGACCACATTCTCAGTATCAAACCGAGCGTGCTGAGAGCTGAAGACTCGTATTTTTGGCCGCTACAGAAGACGGGAGAATACACTGTCAAGAAGGGTTACTACTCGATCCACAACTTGGATATCCAATCGACACTACTCTTGGAGGAAGATAACACGTGGAGCTGGAAAAAACACATATGGAATCCCCCTCTCCTCCCAAAGCTCAAGTTCTTCCTATGGAAGATAGCCACAAACTCCCTCCCCACTGGTGCAAACCTACAAACTCGAGGTCTCCTAACCAACACGGGATGTCCAAGATGTGGGGAAGTtgaaactatataccatatctTATTCCACTGTGCTTTCGCACAGGAAGTCTGGTCCTTTGGCCTCTGGTCTTCACCCATGAAAGATGGAGATCTAGCGACCTTCAAAGACACCCTTCAAGCCTCATACAAGTGGATCAATCTCCCTCCCCTAGGAGTCACTACCGACCTTTTCCCTTGGATTTGTTGGAATCTTTGGACGGCTAGGAATCTGCTAGCGTTTGAGAATCGAACACTCTCCCCACAAGAAGTTATCTTGAAAGCAACCCGAGCTTCAAAGGAATGGGAGGTGGCTCAGCCGTGTAACCGCCCAAACCCTATCTCGCCGATCACTCAAAGACATGCAGCTGAGACGCCATCGCCGACGACCTTCTGTAACACAGATGCATCGTGGAAATCAGACACAAAAGCATCAGGATTAAGATGGATTTTCATAGACAACGAGAGTCAAGAGATTACCAGAGGATCAAGCGCTCAATCTCACGTTTCATCTGCCTTGATGGCGGAGGCACTAGCAATAAGGGAAGCGTTGATCCATGCCTCCTCTCTCAATCTCACCAAAATCTGTCTTAGAACAGACTCTCAAGCGCTCGTTAGAGCAATCACCATGGGAAGAAGACCTTCGGACCTCTTTGGAGTTCTCTCGGACGTCGACTCTCTGGCTTCTCCTCCGACATCGCCCTTCGCATTTTGTCGTTTTGTTTACATTTTTCGGGCTCTTAATGGATCTGCAGATTCATTAGCGAAAGCCTCTTTATCCTTATACTTGGGCCTTAGGCCATAA